In a single window of the Falco rusticolus isolate bFalRus1 chromosome 11, bFalRus1.pri, whole genome shotgun sequence genome:
- the SPATA46 gene encoding spermatogenesis-associated protein 46, with protein sequence MGTVAQEPHSGYARVMESFVEPTVSIRAMPCGTRTRSLEAPCPWGTASLPASSPATPSVSEPPASTCTIYRPWCSPYSYFVCTEGATQQHWGCLSCGSATSTQEDEEPDDLSEIVCSSSGSSDEPQPPEWDRLASSRASIMVGDILAASQGQPVTRHGYQCMSCCRLFPTLWMVKTHIQHSSQEGYSCKVYYRKLKALQGAGGCSSQGSGAAQPAVQPPREGTAPLLLPAPE encoded by the exons ATGGGTACCGTGGCACAGGAGCCACACAGCGGCTACGCGAGGGTGATGGAGAGCTTTGTGGAGCCCACCGTTTCTATCAGGGCCATGCCCTGTGGCACCAGGACAAGAAGCCTGGAGGCCCCATGCCCCTGGGGCACTGCCAGCCTTCCCG CCAGCAGCCCCGCAACCCCATCGGTCAGTGAGCCCCCTGCCAGTACCTGCACCATCTACCGGCCCTGGTGCTCGCCCTACAGCTACTTTGTGTGCACCGAAGGAgccacccagcagcactggggctgcctCTCCTGCGGctcagccaccagcacccaggagGACGAGGAGCCTGATGACCTCTCAGAGATTgtctgctcctcctctggctcCTCAGACGAGCCCCAGCCCCCCGAGTGGGAcaggctggccagcagcagagccagcatcATGGTCGGGGACATccttgctgcttcccaggggCAGCCAGTGACCCGGCACGGCTACCAGTGCATGTCGTGCTGCCGCCTCTTCCCCACACTGTGGATGGTCAAGACCCACatccagcacagctcccaggagGGCTACAGCTGCAAGGTGTACTACCGCAAGCTCAAGGCCCTGCAAGGCgcaggaggctgcagctccCAAGGCAGCGGTGCAGCCCAGCCAGCGGTGCAGCCGCCGCGGGAGGGCACTGCTCCATTGCTCCTGCCGGCGCCGGAATAA
- the C11H1orf226 gene encoding LOW QUALITY PROTEIN: uncharacterized protein C1orf226 homolog (The sequence of the model RefSeq protein was modified relative to this genomic sequence to represent the inferred CDS: inserted 1 base in 1 codon; deleted 2 bases in 2 codons) — MMSHVCAVHSRIXLGSVLSPQDLWGAWPAQGESQLGLRGSLVGVGSAEPRLCVPPESPCCFVGAWLAHTRCLCRQHDRSGQGVGSTSLDQSMFENASASTAPTPRPQHIPATAGTPLQPSRPASSQHLRNLGKAMGAKVNDLLRRKEPAGLPVVGVMEVNASAGAMLDTGQPASEDGAVGLDAFPRLEPPPPVTKKRMPRALKTPQDMLIAPQPAGTSPRSSTEEPPEPPTAHPDPAEEQSGMRDPSPPECPGVASMMGTPESSGDQPTGALPVPDLIHKGSLDSQRRVGERAAETSPCTEKPSRRQGLLEHEPPGSTGQTEPHTPSWEVEGPHPDLLSFE; from the exons ATGATGTCACACGTGTGTGCAGTACATAGCAGGA CTCTGGGCAGTGTGCTCAGCCCCCAGGACCTCTGGGGAGCTTGGCCAGCGCAAGGGGAGAGCCAGCTTGGGCTG AGAGGGAGCCTTGTGGGGGTGGGCAGTGCAGAGCCCAGGCTGTGTGTGCCCCCAGAGAGCCCCTGCTGCTTTGTGGGTGCCTGGCTGGCA CACACGAGATGTCTCTGCAGGCAGCACGACAGGTCTGGGCAGGGGGTCGGCAGCACGTCTT TGGACCAGAGCATGTTTGAGAACGCCAGCGCCAGCACGGCACCTACCCCCCGGCCACAGCACATCCCTGCCACGGCGGGCACCCCGTTGCAGCCTTCCCGCCCcgccagcagccagcacctccGCAACCTGGGCAAGGCCATGGGGGCCAAGGTGAATGACCTCCTGCGCCGCAAGGAGCCAGCCGGCCTCCCTGTCGTGGGAGTGATGGAGGTGAACGCCAGCGCTGGGGCCATGCTGGACACGGGACAGCCGGCTAGTGAGGATGG ggctgtggggctggatgcCTTTCCCCGGCTGGAACCCCCGCCCCCTGTCACCAAGAAGCGGATGCCGCGTGCCCTGAAGACCCCACAGGACATGCTCATCGCACCACAGCCGGCAGGGACCAGCCCAAGGAGCAGCACGGAAGAGCCCCCTGAACCGCCCACAGCCCACCCTGACCCTGCAGAGGAGCAGTCGGGGATGAGGGACCCGTCCCCTCCAGAATGCCCTGGGGTTGCCAGCATGATGGGCACCCCAGAGTCCAGCGGGGACCAGCCCACCGGTGCCCTCCCCGTGCCCGACCTCATCCATAAGGGCAGCCTGGATAGCCAGAGGCGAGTGGGCGAGAGGGCTGCTGAGACCTCACCCTGCACAGAGAAGCCCTCGCGGAGacaggggctgctggagcatGAGCCACCGGGGAGCACGGGGCAGACGGAGCCACATACCCCCAGCTGGGAGGTGGAAGGGCCCCATCCCGACCTACTGTCCTTCGAGTAG